From Coturnix japonica isolate 7356 chromosome 1, Coturnix japonica 2.1, whole genome shotgun sequence, the proteins below share one genomic window:
- the LOC107318287 gene encoding solute carrier family 2, facilitated glucose transporter member 3 — translation MADKQLTAPLIYAVSVAAIGSLQFGYNTGVINAPEKIIRGFYNRTLSQRSGEPTSPELLTSLWSLSVAIFSVGGMIGSFSVGLFVNRFGRRNSMLLVNVLAFIGGALMALSKYSKSVEMLIIGRFVIGLFCGLCTGFVPMYISEVSPTGLRGAFGTLNQLGIVIGILVAQIFGLKEILGTEALWPLLLGLTIVPAVMQCVALLFCPESPRFLLINKMEEEKAQTVLQKLRGTQDVSQDILEMKEESAKMSQEKKVTIPELFRSPNYRQAIMISITLQLSQQLSGINAVFYYSTGIFERAGIKEPVYATIGAGAVNTVFTVVSLFLVERAGRRTLHLVGLGGMAVCAAIMTVALALKEQWIRYISIVATFGFVALFEIGPGPIPWFIVAELFSQGPRPAAMAVAGCSNWTSNFLVGMLFPYAEKLCGPYVFLIFLAFLVIFFVFTYFKVPETKGRTFEDISRGFEEQVERQSPPSPPTENTEKNPMVEMNNIEPEKEAA, via the exons ATGGCTGACAAG caACTTACTGCTCCGCTAATCTatgctgtttctgttgctgcCATTGGATCTCTTCAGTTTGGGTACAACACCGGTGTCATTAATGCTCCAGAGAAG ATCATCCGGGGCTTCTACAACAGGACTTTATCTCAGCGGAGTGGGGAGCCCACCTCCCCAGAGCTTCTTACCTCACTATGGTCCCTTTCTGTGGCAATCTTCTCGGTAGGAGGTATGATTGGCTCCTTCTCAGTCGGCCTTTTCGTCAATCGATTTGGCAG AAGGAACTCCATGCTGCTGGTGAACGTCTTGGCTTTTATTGGGGGTGCTCTCATGGCCTTATCCAAGTATTCAAAGTCAGTGGAGATGCTGATAATTGGGCGCTTCGTTATTGGCCTTTTCTGTGGTCTGTGCACTGGCTTTGTTCCCATGTACATCAGTGAAGTCTCACCCACTGGCCTTCGTGGAGCATTTGGAACACTCAACCAGCTGGGCATAGTTATAGGCATCCTGGTGGCCCAG ATTTTTGGCCTCAAGGAGATATTGGGGACTGAAGCACTTTGGCCACTGCTGTTGGGGTTAACAATTGTCCCAGCAGTTATGCAGTGTGTGGCTCTTCTTTTCTGCCCTGAGAGCCCCCGTTTCCTGTTGATCAACAAGatggaggaagagaaggcaCAAACAG TTCTCCAGAAGCTCCGTGGTACACAAGACGTATCTCAAGACATCTTGGAGATGAAAGAAGAGAGTGCTAAAATGTCTCAGGAGAAGAAAGTAACTATACCAGAGCTCTTCCGCTCCCCAAACTATCGTCAAGCCATTATGATTTCCATCACACTACAGCTCTCTCAGCAGCTCTCAGGCATCAATGCT GTATTCTATTATTCTACAGGGATTTTTGAAAGAGCTGGCATCAAAGAGCCTGTATATGCCACCATTGGAGCTGGTGCGGTAAACACAGTCTTCACTGTTGTGTCA CTGTTCCTGGTAGAGCGTGCAGGGCGCAGGACCCTCCACTTAGTTGGTTTGGGTGGcatggctgtgtgtgctgctatTATGACTGTTGCTTTGGCTCTGAAG GAACAATGGATCAGATACATCAGCATTGTTGCCACTTTTGGCTTTGTGGCCCTTTTTGAGATTGGCCCTGGACCCATCCCTTGGTTCATTGTGGCAGAACTTTTCAGTCAAGGTCCTCGGCCTGCAGCCATGGCGGTGGCTGGTTGTTCTAACTGGACTTCTAATTTCTTAGTAGGAATGCTCTTCCCATATGCTGAG AAATTATGTGGCCCCTATgtcttccttattttccttgctttcctggTCATCTTCTTCGTCTTCACATACTTCAAAGTGCCAGAGACCAAGGGCAGAACATTTGAAGACATCTCCAGGGGCTTTGAAGAACAAGTAGAAAGACAATCTCCACCCTCACCGCCTACAGAGAATACAGAGAAGAACCCCATGGTGGAGATGAACAACATAGAACCTGAAAAAGAAGCTGCCTAA